The Prionailurus bengalensis isolate Pbe53 chromosome E2, Fcat_Pben_1.1_paternal_pri, whole genome shotgun sequence region TTTTGTGTTCCTGAGTCCAGTTTTGATTTGGGTTTACTCTCACACAATATAAAGTATAATTGGGGGAAGTATAAATTGGTAGCAACTTTTTGAGGGTAACTGAGTAGTACACAGGAAGAGTCCTATCATacgccctttttaaaaaaaaaaactttttcttttcaactgaAATAACTTCAAACTTCTAGAAAAGTGGCAAGCATAGTACAAATAACATATTTCCTGTTGGACTTGGTTGCTGTTCTGCCCCATGACCCCCAAGTGATTCCTACAACAAGGACATTCTCCTGTATGATAATGATaaaccatcaaaatcaggaagtTGAGATTAATCCATGATTCCCATCTAATCCTCAGGCTCCATTCAAGTTCTCTTATTTGGTCCTTGATTGCAAAaggatctaggggcgcctgggtggctcagtcactcgaaatggccgacttcggctcaggtcatgatctcacagttcatgagttcaagccccgcatcaggctctctgctgtcacccggagcctgcttcagatcctctgtccccctgtctctctctgcacctcccatgctcgctccctctcaaaaataaataaaaaataaatacgtgtTCAAAGGATCCCGTCCAGGATTGCGATGTGCATGTAGTTGTCATGCCTGTTTGGACtccctcagtctttccttgactttcattGTCTTAATGCTTCTGAAGGTTTACAGAGGAGTCATTTTGTAAAACTTCCCTCAGTTTGAGTTTGTCTGATgcttcctcatgattagattcaagcCATGTGTTTTTGGTAGGaatattacaaaattaattatgtggggttttttttttgttttgttttgttttttgttttttgtttttttttactgcatCTTCTCAAGTGGTATGTGGTTTCTGTGTGTCATAGTATAGTGATACTAACTCTGATTACTTAATTAAGGTGGTGGCTAAtgtcaggtttttctttttttttttttttaattaaaaaaatttttttaatgtttgtttgtttttgagagagagacagagcacaagtggggaaggggcagagagacggagacacggaatctgaagcaggctccagtctctgagctgtcagcatggatcccaacatggggctcaaacccacaaaccacaagatcatgacctgagctaaagttggacgcttaaccgactgagccacccaggtgccccagcatcctCTGATATTTCTTGCTGGTTGCCAAACGgggatatttttcaataaaaaatcatttattttacatttattagttATTCTACTGTAAAGGAAACATCcctcttttcccatttatttattcatgtatttatgtcGGTGTGGATTTATGGATTACTGCTTATGTAACGGGCTATAAGCAGTTGCTGTCATTATACTGATGCTCATATTGTCCCTGATTTGATCAAGGGGAGCTCCTTTAAACTGACTTCAGGTCCTTTTGATGTGTCCCCATCATTCTTAATATATCTTACTTTCTAGCAAAACAAAATTTTCCAGGCTTATCTTACATTTCCCCTGCTCTAGATCCAGAGTTGGCCATTCTTCCAAAGAACCCTAGGTCCTTTCAGTGAAGAATGATGCttaaaaatcaagagctgggtggctcagtcagttaagcatctgacttcagctcaggtcatgatctcacagttcgcgagttggagctccacatctactactgtcagtgcagagtccacttcagatcctctgtctccctctctctctctacctctctctctctcaaaaataaatgaacattaaaaaagaaaaaaatcaaggggtgcttgggtggctcagtcagttgagcgtccaactttggctcaggtcgtgatctcacagcttgtgagttcgagccccgtattgggctctgtgctgacagctcagagcctggagcctgcttcagattctgtgtctccctctctctctgcccctaacccactcgcattctgtctctgtctctctcaaaaataaataaacattaaaaaaaaaaatttgtttaaatcaaGATCTGGACTGTAGGTGTTTTTGCTAGTAGGGTGTCACCACTCCCAGGCCTTTCAGTGGAAAAGAGGCAGcaaacacatatgcacatatacacacacatgtgcacacacgtgcatttACACTTTTGTATGTTTCAACATCTAGAAATATGTAGATATCTAAATATCTATATAAACATCTACATATATAGGAAGCTCAATTCACATTGATTCCTGCAGTTGCAATTCAACACTTTAGGTTTATCCCAGATTTTGCCATTTCCGTATTTGTAATTTCCTACCTCAGCAGTAAGAACCATGGATTCCATTATCTTCAATAGATTTCTTTATCAATCGATCATGATCCCTCCATGTGTGAACAGTCTCAGTTCACCATAGCatgccttccctcccctgccctacACAGATGACTGCCTTGCTCAGTTCCACCAAATGGCCCTTAGAAGTTTTAGCTCAAGAAATAAATGGGAATCAGTACCAAAAGGTCTATGTACAGTGATGTTCATTAAGGCAAATGGAGGCAACTTAATTAACAAGTGGAAGATTAGTTAAAGGGGAAGGAAGATAATTCATAACCCATATGGTATACTACGTGGCCATTAAAAAGCATGACAGGGGTGTATACTGATGTGGACACTTACCACGTAATAAAAAGGCCACAAAATAACCACTGTAggatactgtttttttaaaagcaaatgtatGTAGGAAAAATACTGGAAGAATATAGGCAAAAATACTGTTAGCGATTCTCTCTGGGGTCTGTCCCTATATGTGCCCTTCAGTGCTTTTGGAGTCCCCCTTGTTGCCCGTTTTATGTCTCCAATTATAAACCAGGAGAATAAGTGTCATTTTACAGCTGGAGAGTTCACATTACAGATGAGTATCAAATGGACTGATATTAAATGCTGGATCCAGTCAGCTCCAGCTGCTCCTGGAGCTGCTCCTTGCGGTGCGGGACGTTAAAGTGTGCTTTGCACTGTTGCAGATGCCCTCCTCTGCCACGACGACGAGCTGGAAGGGCGCCGGATCGCCTTCATTCTTTACCTGGTTCCTCCCTGGGACAGGAGTTTGGGGGGCACCCTGGACCTGTACAACGTTGATGGTAAGACAAGTGCATGCTCCTTGGCACTAGCCACTTCTGAGTTCTTACATACAACACGTGTACTCACCTAAGGAGGCGGAAGCCATTCAGTGGGGTGACAACCGCAGGGGAAGGGATGTCGGCCCTGACAGCTGCCTCTAAGTTGTGCTTCAAGTCGTCATTACTCCAGAGATAGAGTCCATTAACAGGACTCGGCAGACCCTACTTCTGAATACTGACCGTGGAAAGGTAGAGTGCATGTACATTCGCCTGGCACCGTTGGTCTGCTAGAGTGAATCCATCTGACAGGAAGCCAGGGCTGTTTTCTAAGGACCGACACCAAATGTTGACTTTGGAAAACTTTCCGAATTTATTCCAGCTCTCATCAATAATAGAGGGATGGCGTAGTGAGAACAGATATCACCCAGCAGAACCAGCAAGTATGAGGGAGACAGATGGAAGGAGGTGGTGGTTTGGGATCTGCAGGGTACATCTAGTTCCCCCTAGAAATCTGAGAATTGTCGGAGTGAAACAAGGCGGCCTGGAATTGGTTAACGATAACGAAACCACATTTGTGGTTGTTTTCTCTCCTGGTGCAGAACACTTTCAGCCGAAGCAGATTGTCAAGTCTCTTATCCCTTCATGGAACACACTGGTTTTCTTTGAAGTGTCTCCAGTATCCTTTCACCAGGTAACAGTTGTAAACCACAAATATATAGAATGTAAGGATCATACTTTTTAGTTCCCCGTTAACAAAATGTGACAGCTTCCCGATGGACCCCTGTGGCCAGATAGTGCCCACATCCGTTGTGATGGATCTGGAAGTCAGTGCACCCTGGCTGGTGACCTTCCCCCTTATCTGGTGTGTTCATTCATGTGCTGCTGGCCTTTCTTTTCAGGTGTCTGAAGTCCTGTCTGAAGAAAAGTCACGTTTGTCTATAAGCGGCTGGTTTCATGGTCCTTCACTGACCAGACCCCCCAACTACTTTGAACCACTTGTACCTCGGAGCCCGCACATCCCACAAGATGTAAGGATAAATGCCGGTTGTCGGGCCTCTTCTCTAGAAGCTGTAGCATGTCGTTTGTTTTCCTGGTAATGAAACTAGACTTTACGTTTGCTCTTCCGCTCTTCTTGGATAAACTTTTGATAGTATCTTTTCTCAGGCAGAGTTTTCTGGCACTTTTATGTGTAACAAGGAGGAAATTATAGAGTGAggatttgcatatattttactGTTATGAAATGACATAAGTGCAAAAGCAATAAGAACTGTGAACTCATATTTGGCATCTGCTCCTTCTTTTAAGCATGAAATTTTATATGATTGGATCAACCCTACTTATCTGGACATGGATTACCAAGTTCAAATTCAAGAAGAGTTTGAAGAAAGGTCCGAAATCCTCCTAAAGGAGTTCCTTAAGGTAAGCCAGCATATCCTGTCCAGTATATCTTGGGGACATCCTAACAAAATCTCACTGTTATAACAACTTctgcttttgtctttcttcttgggTGGGTGCATAGGCATCAttaaagaagtttttttgttttattcctgattagaatatttttatcaccctcttcttcaaataaaatatggaagcagTACTAGCAGCCGACATAGGTAGCAGTTGTATGCTTAGTGGGTTAAGAGTCCCTTGGGTGTTCCCCAGTTTTCTAAAATCTTAAtggtgcatacacacacacacacacacacacacacacacacacacacacacaactagccTCTAGGCTGAGAGGGAGTTGTATGTATTTTCCTTCCTATTCATTTGGTGAATATGGTTCACTATAAGCTCATTGCTTTTAGTAGAGAGATTATTAATTGGTCAACCCCTATTAGCGAGCATTTGACAAGGATGAGGTAGCCCATTTCGGTGGCAAGGGAACTACATCAGAAGTCAGAAGGACTCTATGTTCATGTCCTGGCTCTATGGTTTTACTAACCCGAGCAAATCACTaaatctctctgagcttccatttcaTCATCAATTAAACTGCAATAGGACCTGCCTTGCTCGTCTTGAAGAGTTACTGTGAGGGCCACACGAGATCATGGATGCTGGTGTGGTGCTTCACAGTGATCCTGCTCCCCCTGGAAGCGCAGTCCCAAGAGCTGTTCCTCCATGAGAAAGATAAAGGTTGAGATGctacgttctgtctctctctctctctctctctctctctctctctctcagaattttAAAGCTGACATTAGCATATTAAGGAATTTGAGAAGCATAGTAAATAAACTTGTTTGGCCCTATTTTACTGAGCTTACCTAAATCAGGCTTTGTGATCCTCGTTCCTGTTTTACAGCCGATGGGACTGCAGTGTTGAGAACATTCCTTGGGAAGCTACATTAAACAACTATAGAGAAAGCCTCTTGAGCATATTTCAACAGATTATTCAGCTTCTTGCTCTGTTcgtggcttattttatttataaggcTGATTAAATAAAAGTGAGGCCTGCAAGAGATTTTTGTTGTAATGACATTGGCTGTTTTgcagcttaatttttttcccctcatatgTTCTGGATTGAAGTCTGTATTGtgatcttcattttataaattcagGCGACTGAGATGTTGAGCAATTTGACATAAGACCTACAACTGCTAAAGGAGATAGTCCAGATTAACACTCAAATCTCTTGGCTAAGGCATGCTGATGATTTATCCAGTCTTTGTTCTGGCTTCACTGTatcaggcctggggtgggggggtgagtgtCGGCTGGCCCTTTTAGGAATCAGCCAGAATGATTCTGCAGAGCTGCTCCAGCTGCAAGACCAGGTGTGGGACTACAGGGAGAGTCcctgactgtttttttttttctgtgctcctTTTCCAGCCTGAGAAATTTGCAGAGGTCTGTGAGGCTTTGGAGAAAGGAGATGTGAAATGGAGCAGCCGAGGTCCCCCTAACAAAAGGTAGAACCAAGACATTTGCATTTAGCACCTGCCTGTTGGTCAGCCAGGCTCACCTCCGATAATAGGACATTGGCCCCGGTGGTGTTTCATCCCCACGGCCATCTGGTAGCAGGCCCCGAGAGAACCTCACTGTTAGAACAACTGGTGATTCAGTGAGCTATGCCAAGGTTTAGGCAGCGGGGTACAAAGCTAATGATCGGCTTGTATTCCATGCGTGATATTACGTCTGTGGCTTCGATGAACAACTTGGCATCGCTGCTTTCCAGGTTTTATGAGAAAGCGGAGGAGAGCAAGCTTCCCAACATCCTGAAGGACTGCATGGAATTATTTCGCTCCGAGGCTCTGTTCTTGCTGCTCTCCAACTTCACAGGCCTGAAACTCCACTTCTTGGCCCCTTCAGAGGAAGATGAGGTGGAGGACAAAAAGGAGGGCGAAGGCACCTCTGCAGCTGATCACACTGAAGAAGGGACTAGCCATAGCTCCCCTGGGCCCCAGAGTCCTCAGACGGCCATCAGCCACAGCAGCCAACAGAGCAGTGAACAGACAGACCCAGAGTCAGAGGAAAACGAAGCCAAGAGAGGTAAGCTGTCGATATGATTTGTCCTTGTGTACCATTAAGCACTCACTAGTCAATCATTTATTCACCCAACAAATATTGCTTGCGCATCTGCTCTATGCTAGGCCTGTTTCAGGAACTGGAGGACAGAACAAACAAGGTCTCTGCTTTCCTAGAGCTAATATTCTAGTAGGAGAGGACAAAGATTAAACGTGTACACGAACCACAAGGACACATCAAATAACGATAAGTGCCATGCGGAAAACTTTCGTAGGGTCACGTGTGAGGAACGACCGAGTGGCCTCTGAGGTGAATGGGCAGTTGGAAGAGCCTGTCTCAGAAGCTGCTATTTGAGCTCAGATTGGAATAACAAGGATCTAtgggaagaacattctagataGGAGGAACAGCTCGTATGTTTTACTAGGCTAAAGATTTACGAACAGTGGACAGAAATAGGACTGGCTGTGCCCCAAACTACTTTAAAACACAACATCATCAAGGAGAGGAAGGTGAGCAGCTTATGTCTGCTAAGGACCAATAGCAGGCTAAGAAAAACTTGTTTGCATTTGGGCATATGGACAGAGGAAATGATTATTAAAACTAGAggaagtctaggggcacctgactggctcagttgaaagagcatgcgattcttttttttgttttgtttttaatgtttatttttgagagagagagacagagtgggagcaggaaaggggcagagagagagggagacacagaatccgaagcaggctccaggctctgagccatcagcatagagcctgatgcagggctcaaacccacaaaccgcgagatcatgacctgaactgaagttggacacctaaccgactaagccacccaggcaccccaagagcatgcgactcttgatctcagggtcctgagttggagccccacgttggctatggagattactttaaaaaaataaaaaattttaaattttttttaaaaagtagaggaaGTCTTTCATCATCTACaaacaagatgaaaaagagaaaaacataggaAATTTAAGAGGGAAGGCTTCTGTGGATTTGGTGACTGAGTAGTTACCAATTCAACATACATGTTTCAGTACCTACTAAACCAGTCGAGAAAATCTGTTTCCCAACTCCTCTCCTCAGTTTTACTCTCCCTGCTTCCGCTCTGATTTCTTGAGAAGGACCCCATGCAGTTAGAAGAGCAAGGACGAGGGATCAGGGATCGCAATGGAAACAAACCCCACAGTGTGACAGGGAAACCACAAGCATTGTAATGCAGATTCTGTGGCCTCCCAAACGGACTGACTGACCTGTTGCTTTTGTCACCACAGATACTTAGAACACCAGACTCAGGTAGCTTTTCCTGTACTGGTCAATACACAGcactttctttaataattttttttaatgttttttactttatttttgagagtgagaaagagagagagagcaagcaggggaagggcagagagaggggtacacagaatccaaagcagcctccaggctctgaactgtcagagcccgacatggggctccaacccatgaactgtgagatcatgaccagagctgaagtcagatacttaagtgactgagccactcaggtgccccaagatggcCTTTAAGATAGAGGTTGGCTTTCCTTGATAATTGAAACTGGCATCTATACTTGGACCCTACAAGGAATCAGGTGAAGATCAGTGGAGCCTCAGGGGCTGTTTAAAAAGGTATTTGTTTACCTCTAttccttttggtttcatttttatggGAACCTGcagcttaggaaaaaaaaatctatataggCGGCCAAAAGATGCTTTATTCTATTACCAAGCGTCTACTGTTATGGAAGACCCTGGACCAAAGCAGAGCAGGGAATACAAAAGGTAAACATGAAAAGTAACTGTTTGCAAAGTTTATCATCTTAAAAGGGTGGGCACCAAGCTATAAAGGAGcagagtttttatattttattaaactgGCATAAGTTCAAATTAGAGGCTTTATAACTTTAGGATGTTAAATGTAACCCATGTGATAACCAAAGAAAATAGCCATAGAATATacataaaaggaaacaagaaagtaATTTAAATGTTTCAATGCCAAAAAACCAATTAAGTACAAAAGACAGGAATGCAGGATATGGGGGACAAAAAGCTATAAGGCATttagaaaacaggggcacctgggtcgctcagtgggttgagtgtctcttgatttcagctcaggtcatgatcccagggttatgggataaagccccacattgggctccacactgagcatgagcctgcttaagattctctctacctctgcccctctgccacatgctgtctctctctctaaaataaaaatattttaaaaatagcaaaatgacagaaTTAATTCCCTCTttattagtaattattatttttaaaaatttgttttatttattcatcttgagagagaaagacaagtgagggaggggcacagagaaggagagacagaatcctaagcggTGTCCgcaccatcagagcagagcccgatgcagcgcTCGAAactacaaactgcgagattatgacctgagctgagatcaagagtccgatgcttaaccaactatgcCACCTAGGCACCGCTCTattagtaattactttaaatataaatgactaTCAAAAGAAGGAGATTGACAAAGCAGACAGGAACACATGATTCAACTATCTGCTATCGGGGCGCCTCGGGGGCTAagtctattaagcatccaacttcagctcaggtcatgatcttgaggttcatgagtttgatacccacatggggctcactgctgtcagtggagcccactttgggtcctctgtccccctctctgccccttccctgctgtctctcaaaaataaataaacttttaaaaatgtttaaaaaaaaaaaaagaatttctttaaaaaaaaaatactgtctgcTGTCTACAAGGGACCCGCTTGAGATCCCAGAAGCAGAAAAAGATTGAAAatcaaaggatggaaaaagatgttccatgcaagtagtaaccaaaagagagcaggaatggctatactaatatcaaatagactttatctttattttatttatttatttatttatttatttatttatttttaaattttaatgtttattttttatttgtgtgagagagagagcagggaagggacagagagaaggaaacacagaatctgaagcaggctgcaggctccaagctgtcagcacagagcccgacacggggctcgaacccacaaactgcgagatcatgacctgagccgaagtcggatgcccaactgactgagccacccaggcgcccctatctttattttatttaaatttttaagatatcATACAAAGTGTCTTCTCTAACCACAACAGgatgaagttaaaaagaaatgagctatcaagccatgaaaagatacaGAGGAACCTTAAGTGctattactgagtgaaagaagccagtctgaaaaggctacttattgtatgattccaactctatgacattctggaaaaggcagaactaagGAGAGAGTCAAATCAGTGGTTGGAAGGCACTAGGAGGAACGAAGGGATGAATTAGGTAGAGCACAGGGGGTTTTATGGCATTAAAACCAATTCTGTCCAATACTGTCATGATGGAGACTCGACATTACTCATTTATCAAGACCAATAGAATGTAGAGCACcaggagtgaaccctaatgtaaactatggattttagttaataataatgtgtagTATCAGCTTGTCAATTGTAACAAGTGAATCACACTGAGACAGGATGTTAATAAAGGAGAAACAGGAGGTAggacaatctatttttttttatttttattttttaatgtgtatgtttgagagagagcgagacagagcataagcagagaaggggcagagagagagggagacagaatccgaagcaggctccaggctctgagctatcagcacagggcccaatgtggggcccaaatccacaaaccgtgagatcacaaactgagccgaagttggacgcttaactgagccacccaggcacccctgcagtctgtttaaaattatagtatttattcatgttataatttttttttattttggcagcTAAATATTCTATCTGAAACTAAGTAAAGAAAGAGAGCATCAACGTCCCCCCCACCAACAGTCAGACATGGTACATTTCTGACAGTCACTGTTAAGGCTAGTTTGGTGGAGTAATAGATCAGAACGATAGGTCAGTAGGTCAGAAATCATTATGGGAATGATTTCGCTTTAGTGCTGGATCATTCCTGCTTACTATTCCCTCGCAATCTAGCAGTTGTatcaagttattttaaattttttctggcCTTCTATGGTTTTTTCTTAGACTCAAGTGTTCCCACATGCCAGGGGGAGTTGAGGCGTTGGAAGACTGGTCACTACACTTTGATCCATGACAACAGCAAGACTGAATTTGCCCTGGATTTACTTCTCTACTGTGGCTGTGAAGGTAAGAGTCAGGAAGTAACTTATGGAAACCAGTGAGCTGTTTCCATAAGAGGGGCAGTCTCTCCCAGTGATGCTCTCCACCTGACCCAATTCAGAAGTGATGTACCTTGGCCAGGATCACAGATCACAGAGGCACCCTGTTGGAAGGGATCTTGGGGGTCATGAACTTCAGTCTCCCCAACTCAAAGGATTTCTATCTGTGACTGAGGTATGGGGGATGTGGACCAAAACAGTTTCCCTCCAAGAACCCTCCCGCCCACTCAGATCTAcatcttttatgtaattttccttccaggtgtattttatatttaattcttagTTTTCACTCCTTATTCGATGTTGGTTGAACAGTAAATTCCGGCTTGTAAGCCATAGAGTTGGTTACCACTAAGGTCCCAGATCCCCCAGTCGTAGAGCAGCCTGGTATGGGCGATGTAAGTAGATGATGGAAGTCTTGTAGGAAAAGCTTTCTGATTGCTGTTTGTCTTCCCTTTTAAGGCTGGGAGCCAGAATATGGCGGCTTTACTTCCTACATTGCCAAAGGTGAAGATGAAGAGGTAAGTTGCTTCTGATAGCAAACTATCCTTCTACTTCTTAAGGAAGCTTTCATTCTTCACACACCCAATTTTTATGACCTTCTGCCAGTGTCCTTAGCTGATAAATGCATGATGGTCTGCCTGGCACTGGTTCTGATTTCTAGTAGTAAGTACTCAGCAAGGAATAAAAATGCCAAAGGGTAATCACTAGGCATTTATTCTAACCTATTGAGAAATTCCATAGAAGTTAAGAGTTGATGGTGCATTCCCATGAAATCTTTGGATATAGTAAGGAATAAACGCAGGAGGTAGAACCTTTCTGGGTATGTATTGGAATAGGGTCCGTTGGGAAATGCCTTGACAGCTAGAGCAACAGCGCCTCCTCGTAAAGGATCTTTTAAAAGATCCCCTGTCACCAGTCTGAGTACATGATGTGAAAACCATCTG contains the following coding sequences:
- the OGFOD1 gene encoding prolyl 3-hydroxylase OGFOD1; translation: MNGKRPAEPGPGRAGKKGKKEVIAEFSDAVTEETLKKQVSEAWSRRTPFRHEAIVMDMEPFLHCVIPDFIQSQNFLEGLQKELLNLDFHEKYNDLYKFQQSDDLKKRREPHICALRKVLFEDFRTWLADISKIDLESTIDMSCAKYEFSDALLCHDDELEGRRIAFILYLVPPWDRSLGGTLDLYNVDEHFQPKQIVKSLIPSWNTLVFFEVSPVSFHQVSEVLSEEKSRLSISGWFHGPSLTRPPNYFEPLVPRSPHIPQDHEILYDWINPTYLDMDYQVQIQEEFEERSEILLKEFLKPEKFAEVCEALEKGDVKWSSRGPPNKRFYEKAEESKLPNILKDCMELFRSEALFLLLSNFTGLKLHFLAPSEEDEVEDKKEGEGTSAADHTEEGTSHSSPGPQSPQTAISHSSQQSSEQTDPESEENEAKRDSSVPTCQGELRRWKTGHYTLIHDNSKTEFALDLLLYCGCEGWEPEYGGFTSYIAKGEDEELLTVNPENNSLALVYRDRETLKFVKHINHRSLEQKKAFPNRTGFWDFSFVYYE